Proteins encoded within one genomic window of Microbacterium sp. zg-B185:
- the glyA gene encoding serine hydroxymethyltransferase: MTDHYFNAPLAEVDPEIAQVLERELERQRGYLEMIASENFVPVSVLQSQGSVLTNKYAEGYPGRRYYGGCEEVDVAEELAIERAKSLFGAAFANVQPHSGATANAAVLHAIARPGDTLLGLSLDQGGHLTHGMKINFSGRLFNIVAYGVDPETSLVDMDEVRRLAIEFRPKVIIAGWSAYPRQLDFARFREIADEVGALLWVDMAHFAGLVAAGLHPSPVPHAHVVSSTVHKTIGGPRSGFILTNDAEIAKKINTAVFPGQQGGPLMHIIAAKATAFKLAATPEFKERQERVLRGARMLAERLSQQDVKDAGIAVRSGGTDVHLVLVDLRDAQIDGKQAEDLLHEIHITVNRNAVPNDPRPPMITSGLRIGTPALATRGFGDAEFAEVADIIASALLPDADVSALRARVARLTAQFPLYPGLVQ, encoded by the coding sequence ATGACCGACCATTACTTCAACGCGCCGCTGGCCGAGGTCGACCCGGAGATCGCGCAGGTGCTCGAGCGCGAGCTGGAGCGGCAGCGCGGGTACCTGGAGATGATCGCCTCCGAGAACTTCGTGCCGGTCTCGGTGCTGCAGTCCCAGGGGTCGGTGCTGACCAACAAGTACGCCGAGGGCTACCCCGGCCGCCGCTATTACGGCGGCTGTGAAGAGGTCGACGTCGCGGAGGAGCTCGCCATCGAGCGCGCGAAGTCCCTCTTCGGAGCGGCATTCGCCAACGTCCAGCCGCACTCCGGTGCCACCGCGAACGCGGCCGTGCTGCATGCGATCGCCCGCCCCGGCGACACTCTGCTGGGGCTGTCCCTGGACCAGGGCGGCCACCTCACCCACGGCATGAAGATCAACTTCTCCGGCCGCCTGTTCAACATCGTCGCGTACGGCGTGGACCCGGAGACGTCGCTCGTCGACATGGACGAGGTGCGCCGCCTGGCGATCGAGTTCCGTCCGAAGGTCATCATCGCGGGCTGGTCGGCGTACCCCCGACAGCTGGACTTCGCCCGTTTCCGCGAGATCGCCGACGAGGTCGGCGCGCTGCTGTGGGTGGACATGGCGCACTTCGCCGGTCTGGTCGCCGCCGGGCTGCACCCCAGCCCGGTGCCGCACGCTCACGTGGTCTCCTCGACCGTGCACAAGACGATCGGCGGCCCGCGGTCCGGCTTCATCCTGACCAATGACGCCGAGATCGCCAAGAAGATCAACACGGCCGTGTTCCCCGGCCAGCAGGGCGGGCCGCTGATGCACATCATCGCGGCCAAGGCGACGGCGTTCAAGCTCGCCGCCACCCCCGAGTTCAAAGAGCGCCAGGAGCGGGTCCTGCGGGGCGCCCGGATGCTCGCCGAGCGGCTGTCCCAACAGGACGTGAAGGATGCCGGCATCGCGGTCCGCTCGGGCGGCACCGACGTGCACCTCGTGCTGGTGGACCTGCGCGACGCCCAGATCGACGGCAAGCAGGCCGAAGACCTGCTGCACGAGATCCACATCACGGTCAACCGGAACGCCGTGCCCAACGACCCGCGCCCGCCGATGATCACTTCGGGCCTGCGCATCGGCACGCCGGCCCTGGCCACGCGCGGATTCGGGGACGCGGAGTTCGCCGAGGTGGCGGACATCATCGCCTCCGCGCTGCTGCCCGACGCCGACGTGTCGGCGCTGCGTGCGCGCGTCGCGAGGCTGACCGCGCAGTTCCCGCTGTACCCGGGACTCGTCCAGTAG
- a CDS encoding bifunctional methylenetetrahydrofolate dehydrogenase/methenyltetrahydrofolate cyclohydrolase, translating into MTAQKLDGVATAAAIKDELRARVAALAERGIVPGIATVLVGADPGSQLYVGMKHRQSEAIGMNSIQVELPADATQEQVEAAIDALNADPACHGFIVQLPLPKHIDTDAILERIDPDKDADGLHPTNLGRLVLNVNSPITSPLPCTPRGVIELLVRNGYDLTGKHVVVVGRGVTIGRSIGLLLTRREFNATVTLTHTGTVDAGQYLRQADVIVAAAGVKHLITAADVKPGAAVLDVGVTREQDPETGKAKVHGDVHPDVAEVAGFLSPNPGGVGPMTVALLLMNVVEAAERSAA; encoded by the coding sequence ATGACCGCACAGAAACTGGACGGGGTCGCCACTGCGGCGGCCATCAAGGATGAGCTGCGCGCACGCGTGGCGGCCCTGGCCGAACGGGGGATCGTCCCCGGCATCGCCACGGTGCTGGTCGGAGCGGATCCCGGCTCGCAGCTGTACGTGGGCATGAAGCACCGCCAGTCCGAGGCGATCGGCATGAACTCGATCCAGGTCGAGCTGCCCGCGGATGCTACGCAGGAGCAGGTCGAAGCGGCCATCGACGCGCTCAACGCCGACCCCGCCTGCCACGGCTTCATCGTGCAGCTCCCGCTGCCCAAGCACATCGACACCGACGCGATCCTGGAGCGGATCGACCCGGACAAGGACGCCGACGGACTGCACCCGACGAACCTGGGGCGGCTCGTGCTCAATGTCAACAGCCCGATCACCTCGCCGCTGCCGTGCACGCCGCGGGGTGTCATCGAACTCCTGGTGCGCAACGGGTACGACCTGACGGGCAAGCACGTGGTCGTCGTGGGCCGCGGCGTCACCATCGGGCGCTCGATCGGCCTGCTGCTGACCCGCCGCGAGTTCAATGCCACCGTCACGCTGACCCACACCGGCACCGTCGATGCCGGCCAGTACCTGCGCCAGGCCGACGTGATCGTCGCCGCGGCAGGAGTCAAGCACCTCATCACCGCGGCCGATGTCAAGCCCGGCGCAGCCGTGCTGGATGTTGGCGTCACGCGCGAGCAGGACCCCGAGACGGGCAAGGCCAAGGTGCACGGCGACGTGCACCCCGACGTCGCAGAGGTCGCGGGCTTCCTCTCGCCCAACCCCGGCGGAGTCGGTCCGATGACCGTCGCGCTCCTGCTGATGAACGTGGTCGAGGCTGCGGAGCGCAGCGCCGCCTGA